The Phormidium yuhuli AB48 DNA window TGGCTGAGGTCTTCAAATAAACCCACGATACTATCCTTTAAAACTGCTGTCCGACGTAGATGGTGCGGGTTTCACCGTTGCGGCGCACGGAGACGCGATCGCCCGTGACTTCTGTTAAGGTCCAACCGCTATCGCCCACGGGTTGACCAATATCAATCCAGCGGGGGGAACCATTCACCTCAAATAAGGCGGCAGGCCGTTGACCTTCCCCCCGTTCCAACGTCCCCACTAGGGCATAAATTCCCGCTGGAGCAGCAGCTGTGCGTTGTGGGGTGGATGGCTCTTGGGAAGGGGTCTGTTCCGTTTCGGCTGGGGAGGGGGTGGCTGTCGCAGCACGGGAGGGTGCAGGGGGCAAGTCTCGCAGGACTGGGGGAATTTCGGGGACTTGCACCACGGTCTCACTCCCGTTCCCATTAGATGCGGCGGCGGAAGCCTCCTCACTGGGAAGATCGGGGAGGGGGACTGGGGTCGTCGAAACTCGTTCTAAGGCGTTGGCAATACGACTTAGGGATTGAGCCACCGCGTCAGGAGAGGTGGTGTCAACGGGAATATTGAGAGTTCCAGTATCAGAGGGGGACACTGGGGCGGGGGGGTCTAGGGTGTCGGGCAAGGCTTGACGATTTTCGATGCGATCTAGGGCCTGGCCCATATAGGCGATAAAGTCTTCATCCACGGCACGTCCGGGATTTTCGGTAACCGGAACACTGGGGCTGCTCGTGGTTTCCGTTGGGGTAGACTCTCCACCAAACCATTGACTGAAATACCCACGATTGAAGAGCCATAAGCCCAAGATGACGGCGAGGGAGAGGAATGCACCGCCAAGGAGGAGGCGATCAAACCAGAGCAGGCTTTTGTCTTCAGCCCGTCTTCCCTGGGAGTTAATGGCAACCTCTACGGAAGCAGGCTCAACGGCTGAGGGCTGCATCGCCGGGGCCACCAGCGGCTGCACGACGATGGGGGGAACTTGCAGAGGTTTTAGGGCGATGGGTTTGTGGTTCGCCGGTTCTTGGGGGAGTTCCTGGGCGCGATCAAGCATCTGATCGACGTCTCGGAATACCTCGTTTAAGAGGCGATCAGCATCAGCTTGACCGTGGGGGGTGGTTGGGCGATCGCGTTGGTCGGTTGGCATAGACATGGAGCGGTTATCCGACATGACGTTAGGTTTGAGGGTCGATCAGTTACTTCCCCAAATTATAGAGCATCATTTCTCGGACAGGACACCCCAGGGGGCGATCGCCGATCCGTTCAAGAGACGGGTGAATCCGGTAAACTGGAGGAGGCCTCTCGTTTGGGTCGATAGCTTGGCAACTCGGCAGGTTTTACGAGACCCGACTCTGATTGATTGTCCCTGACCTATCGTCCCTTAATTCAGTGCCATGAAAGACCAACAACATCCCCAAGCCAAAATCGATCGCATGGCCATCAACAGTCTCTTAGCCGCCGAACCCGACGACCTCAACCTCGCTGAACTGGCTCGCTTGCGGGTTCGCTACAATGGCTTCCCCGGTGCTAGAGATATCCAAAATGACCTGGATACCTTGCTGAAACGTTGGCAACTCAGCGAAGACGACCTATTCAAGAAAACCCGCGAACTCCACAGCCAGACCCGTGTCTTCAACGTCGGCACTCGCAAAGCTGACGAAGACGACTGGAGTTAACGCCCAAGCCTTAATTGCGTCGTGAAAACTCCAGGCTATTCTCCCGAATCGTCACATCATAACCACTGAGAAAATCCTGCCCCAGCAACCCCAGTTGTAACGCCTCCGAGCCGATGGTGACGGGAGTATTGCGTAAGGCAATGCCATTGATTTCCATGGACGACACATAGCCAATATCCATTTGGACCCCACGCTCGCTGGCCGTATCGATCGTTGCCGTTCCCGCTGGGGTGATATTTAACTCCTGAGCCATTTGTGCCGTAATCACTGTGCCGCTAGCGCCGGTGTCTAGAAGCATCTCATAGGAGCGACGACCATTAAACATGACCTCTACCACGGGAATCCCTGCGACCCGGCGTCGTATGGGCACTTCCACAAGATTCGCCGCTCGCGATCGCTCTCCTGGAGCAACCCTCGCCGGCATTGAACTGTCCGCTGTTCCCTGGTTAGATGGACGGGGACAGAGATTATCTAAATTAATCAACTGACCATGACCATCAATGAAAAAGCAGCCTTCAAATTCTTGGGATAGAGCGCGTTCTGGCAGTCCGACGATGGCGATCGCCGCAATTGAGAGCAAAACAGTTCGTTTCATAGTGTTTGTCTGGAAAATATGGGAGGAGTCCCCATCTCACTCTAGCAAAGGCACTCTTATTTGATGTCATTTGACAAGCTAAGTATGTGACAGATTTTCAACTGTCTGACCTTAGGGCAGGGTTAAGATGACATTTGCGGGGATACCTTTCAGTGTAAACGGGACAGCGGTGAAACTGTATCAGAGGGTTGAGGTAAAGCCAACCTAGGGGAGCATAGACTGATGGCAGTTGTTCCCTTGCCGTTCCCTTGCATCACCTGCTTATGAACCCTACGGATTTAGCCTTTTCCTCTGCCCTCGATCAAGCCCGCCTCATTCGCACCGGAGATATTTCTCCCCTAGAATTAACCCAGGTGTATCTTGATCGCATTGCCCAACACAACGATCGCCTCGGGGCCTATATCACCGTCGCCGAAGAACGGGCCATTAGCACCGCCAAGCAACAAACCGAACAGTGGCATCAGGGCGATCGCACCACTCTTCCCCCCTTCTTCGGCGTTCCCATGCCCATTAAAGACCTGGCCCCCGTGGCCGGGTTGCCTTGTATGCGTGGCTTGGCCGCCCTGCGCGATCGCATTGCCGAGTATACCCCCGCCCATATCCAAGCCATTGAAGCGGCCGGGTTCAACCTCCTGGGAAAAACCTCCACCTCAGAATTAGGCTCCATGCCCTTCACCGAACCCATGGGCCTTCCCACCGCTCGTAATCCCTGGAATCTTGAGTACACCCCCGGTGGCTCCAGTGGCGGGGCCGCCGCCGCCGTGGCCGCTGGACTAGCTCCCCTGGCCCATGGCTCCGATGGTGGCGGCTCGGTGCGGGGGCCGGCAGGATGTTGTGGTTTAGTGGGCTTCAAACCCTCCCGAGGACGAATTTCTCAGGCTCCCGAAGGGGAACATCTCATGGGCCTAGCCACACCCGGTCCCCTGACGCGAACCGTAGCTGATGCAGCGGCCCTTCTGGATATCATGTCGGGCTATGTGGTGGGCGATCCCTACTGGCTCCCCAATCCCGAGACATCCTTCTTAGACCAACTGAATGACGAGTGCCCCCCGCTCAAGATTGCCGTAGCTACTGAGATTCCCAATTGGCCCATACACCCCGAATGTCAGGCCGCCGTACAACAGACCGCTACCCATCTGGAAAAACTTGGCCATGACCTCGGAATAGGCTGTCCTGACTTTTCAGGATTAGAAGAACCCTTTCAAAAAATCTTTGCCGGGGCCATCGCCGCCACTGGCGTTCCCCCAGAAGCCCTCAGTCCTATGAACCGTTGGCTGATGGAACAGGCCGGAACCGCCGCTGAACTCTGGCAGGCGATTGGCCAATTGCGGTTTATCTCTCGCCAGATTGTCCGTTTCTTTGACAACTGGGACATCCTCCTCCTGCCCACCTATGCCCATCCCATCATTAAAGTGGGGCAATGGTCTTCTCACGCTCCCGAAGCCGCCTTCAAAGCTGTCAGCGAATGGGTCATCCCCTGTCCCCCCTTCAACGCCACTGGCCAACCCGCGATTTCTGTCCCCGCCGGCTTTGACTCCCGGGGCTTACCCATCAGTGTACAATTGGTAGGGAAACCGGGTGCTGATGCTCAGGTGTTACACCTGGCGGCACAACTGGAAAAATGTCAGGGTTGGACTCAACATCGTCCACCTGAACCGGTAAGCTAAAGACGCAGTACAATCGGCGGGATGTCAAGCCCCCCCTGACTGGCTATGAACGCAAAAAAAGTGGGTTTCTGGGCCACAATCTTGATTATCATCTTCTTTATTTTGGATGGCGATCGCTGGGAGTTTCTCCCACAACCGATGCGCAATGCAAGTTTTGAGACGAGGACGTTCCTAATCGGTTTGTGGCCTGAGTGGCTACAGCCGAGGGATCGCGATGAGCAACGGCAAGAAGAGATTGATCGCTTACAAGGACAGGGGGATGACCCTCTCCTGATTCTGGAACCTCAGGCGTAACCCGATTCCTCGACACCTATGCCCCGTTTTCCTCTACTATTCATCTCTGGTGTGACCGCACTCTGGGTGGTGGCGATCGCCATCCTCGCGGTCCAAAACGCCACCGCCGCCTCGGTGCAGCTTCTCATGTTTACCTCCGTGCCCATTCCCCTGGGAACCCTCATGGCCTTTGCCGCTGCCCTAGGACTGCTGACCGGGGCGATCGCCATTGCCATCACCGCCAAATAACCCCTATTCTGCAAAACGCCCCTAATCCCATCCTTAACAACTATGACGGATATTGCCATTGGCATCATTGGCGGTAGTGGACTCTACCAAATGGATGACCTGGAGAATCGCCAAGAGCATCAGCTTGATACCCCCTTTGGTCCCCCCTCCGATGTCCTAGTCAGCGGAACCCTGCAAGGGGTTCCCGTTGTTTTCTTAGCCCGACATGGACGCCATCATCATCTGCTACCCTCAGAACTGCCCTTCCGAGCTAACATCCATGCCTTCAAACAGTTGGGTGTGCAGTATCTCATCTCCGCCTCAGCGGTGGGGTCCTTGACCGAAGCCATCAAACCTCTCGATATGGTGGTTCCCGACCAATTCATCGATCGCACCCAACATCGCATCGCCAGTTTCTTCGGTGAGGGGATTGTGGCTCATATTGGCTTCGCAGATCCCGTCTGTCCCCAACTGGCGGCTCTCATTGCCGACAGTGCAAGTCATCTCTCGTTCGAGGGAGTTGATGTTCATCATGGGGGAACCTATATCTGCATGGAAGGCCCCGCCTTCTCCACCCGGGCTGAATCCCATCTCTATCGCAGTTGGGGGGCTAGTGTGATTGGCATGACGAATCTCACAGAAGCCAAATTGGCCCGGGAAGCCGAAATCGCCTACGCCACTCTGGCCCTGGTCACTGACTACGACTGTTGGCATCCGGATCATGACAGCGTCACCGTTGAGATGGTGGTCAATAACCTGCATCTCAATGCTCATAACGCCCAACAGGTGATTCGTGAAACCGTACGCCGGCTCCATAATGCCCCCTTTGTCAGTGAAGCTCACTCCGCCCTCAAATTTGCGGTCTTAACCCCTTGGAACACGGTGTCTCAAAAGACCAAAGACACATTAGAATTACTGCTGCGACCCTATCTATCCCCTGACTCTTAAGAACTCTGTCCCCAGATAGAGGTTACCCTGACCTGAATGTCGATAAACTACAGTCAGATCGCGCTTCTCAATCCAATTTAAACCTGAATCCCTCATCCTTCTATTTAGAAGGGTGAGGTTTTTCCAAAATTAAATGAGTTGAAAAGATGGATTCAGTAAGACGCTACTTTTCAGTAATCCAGAACATTCGGTCGTTACAGGTTTAATCTGAAATGTCTTATTTTGACTGCCTACTATTGACGTCATCACAGATCAGAGAGAGTCTGTAGATGGACGCTAGCCAATAGTCATACACATTTGATGATAGATAAGGATTAGGCTATGGTCGTCGATTTCTTGCCTCCAGAAACATTACTGGCGCAACTCATTGAACTTCGTAAAGCGGTCATGCGGGATGCCGCTAGCTATTTTGAACACTGGCGGCCCTTGATCCGGCGTACCAGTTTCCGCACTGCGGCCTGGAACCTAGCCTATTACCGGGCCCTACAACGACGAGACATTCAGAAACTTGAACGGGCCCTCATGCCTTGGGGATTATCCTCACTCAATAGCGGTATTAGCAGTGTTCTGCCCCATCTCGACGGGACCATTGCCTCTCTGGGGGCAGTCTGCCGCATTAACCCGACCCTATTGCCCCAACATCCCTCACCTCGGGCGTTCTTCCGGGGCGAACGGCTCTTAAAACGTCATACCCATGAACTGTTTGGCGATCGCCACCACAGCCATCATTGGATTATCTCTTATCCTGACTCCCCCCTAGAACCCCAATGGTTCGACCAACTACAACGGCAGGGGGCCAGTGCCTTACGCCTTGATATGCGAGACCATATCGACCAGGCTCAGGCCGCGATCGCCCAATTAACCCAGTTGTCCTCCCCAGCCAGCAGCCGTTCCCCGAAGCCCTGGAAACTTTGGCTAACCCTCGATCCAGAAGACCTAGAGGGCGATCGCCTCAGTGCCAAAGCTCACCTCAACGGTCATACGACCCCTGCCCCTCAACTCATCCAAGTTCTCGACGCCGCTGACATTATTGAACTAAAGCAGCCCACCGAGCCAAAGCTCTTAGATTCTCTCCACTACGCCATCCAACGGCAGCTTGGCCCTGACCAACCTTGCCCTAGCATCATTGTCAGCCTAGATCCAGACATTGACATAGAGCAACTCCCCGAGCTAATCGTGCGCGGGGCTGGACGCTATCCCTTTGGCATTGCCATTCCCCCCAGCCTCAGCCCCAACGGCCATCTATCTGACCGTAGCCGAGCCTGCCAAAAAATTCTCGACCTCTGTCAAGCCGCCTGTATCCCCGTTATCCTCATGCCACCAACAGAACTCAATCCCAGTAGTAGTCTTGATGGCGACCTCTCTCAACTGGCCGCTATCGTGCGATCGCCCCTTCAGGCCTCCCCATCCTCCGCCACCTCATAGGACTGGCCCCGAACCCGCACCACATCTCCCACCCCTAACTTACGACCGCGACGGGTTTCCACCGCACCATTAACCAGAACCTCCCCATCCTGAATCAACAGCTTCGCCTCACCCCCCGTATTCACCGCCCCCACCCATTTGAGGAATTGGTCGAGTTTAATCGTTACAGAATCCTGTGTCATTATCCCCTAGCGACGACCATTGGAACCACTACGAATGCGAGCCACCTGGTCCGACGACAGCCAAGGCATCATCACATCCCGCTCAGCCTCCGCTACCTCAGGTTGAGTTTGGGATTGGCGATGGCCCGGCAGCAAATCCTCCACATCCTCCGGTAAGGATAGAACACATTGAACCGGATAGGCTTCCAGCATGGCATTCTCATCCGGGGTGACAAAATCGTGACGGATACTGTCGTACTCCAGCACCTCTCCCGTCTCAATATGGTAAATCCAGGCATGTAAATGAAGCTTATTACGATACAGCTTCGAGTGAATCACCGGATACGTCCGTAAATTCTCAATTTGCGTCAGTACATTCTCCGCCACCGCTACCTCCAGCAACGTTTCCCCCTCCAGGTGCGTATAGTTTTCCTTCAGTAATTGACGGGTAGCCTCCGCATGACGTAGCCACTCATACACCAAAGGCATTTCATCCTCCAGGCTGCTGCGCTTGAGCAGTCCCTTCATGGCCCCACAATGGGAATGGCCACAGACAATAATATGTTCAACCCCCAACGCCTGTACCGCATACTCCACCGCTGCGCCCTCCCCACCATTGGCAGCCCCGAAGGGAGGAATGATATTACCCGCATTACGAATCACGAACAACTCTCCCACCTCAGCATTCGTGATTAAATTGGGGTCAATGCGGGAATCCGAACAAGTAATAAACAGAACTCTTGGCTTTTGTCCATGGGAGAGCTGTTCAAACAATTCTTGATGAGTACTAAAATAATTAGACTTAAATTGCCGCAGACCCTTCAGTAGTTTTTTCATAATCGTTCCATCGTGATTCTATGAGTGCATCCAAACCCGCCCAGGGGGAGCAAGCCGGAGTTTCTCCTTCGTCAACTCCAGCGAGCCAGTCCCCTCAAGCGGCTTGCTCAGTGACCAGTAGGGCACCGAGGATTACAATTTGGTTTCCAACAGACGCAGAAACTC harbors:
- a CDS encoding DUF3288 family protein, which produces MKDQQHPQAKIDRMAINSLLAAEPDDLNLAELARLRVRYNGFPGARDIQNDLDTLLKRWQLSEDDLFKKTRELHSQTRVFNVGTRKADEDDWS
- a CDS encoding retropepsin-like aspartic protease family protein encodes the protein MKRTVLLSIAAIAIVGLPERALSQEFEGCFFIDGHGQLINLDNLCPRPSNQGTADSSMPARVAPGERSRAANLVEVPIRRRVAGIPVVEVMFNGRRSYEMLLDTGASGTVITAQMAQELNITPAGTATIDTASERGVQMDIGYVSSMEINGIALRNTPVTIGSEALQLGLLGQDFLSGYDVTIRENSLEFSRRN
- a CDS encoding amidase, yielding MNPTDLAFSSALDQARLIRTGDISPLELTQVYLDRIAQHNDRLGAYITVAEERAISTAKQQTEQWHQGDRTTLPPFFGVPMPIKDLAPVAGLPCMRGLAALRDRIAEYTPAHIQAIEAAGFNLLGKTSTSELGSMPFTEPMGLPTARNPWNLEYTPGGSSGGAAAAVAAGLAPLAHGSDGGGSVRGPAGCCGLVGFKPSRGRISQAPEGEHLMGLATPGPLTRTVADAAALLDIMSGYVVGDPYWLPNPETSFLDQLNDECPPLKIAVATEIPNWPIHPECQAAVQQTATHLEKLGHDLGIGCPDFSGLEEPFQKIFAGAIAATGVPPEALSPMNRWLMEQAGTAAELWQAIGQLRFISRQIVRFFDNWDILLLPTYAHPIIKVGQWSSHAPEAAFKAVSEWVIPCPPFNATGQPAISVPAGFDSRGLPISVQLVGKPGADAQVLHLAAQLEKCQGWTQHRPPEPVS
- a CDS encoding S-methyl-5'-thioadenosine phosphorylase, whose translation is MTDIAIGIIGGSGLYQMDDLENRQEHQLDTPFGPPSDVLVSGTLQGVPVVFLARHGRHHHLLPSELPFRANIHAFKQLGVQYLISASAVGSLTEAIKPLDMVVPDQFIDRTQHRIASFFGEGIVAHIGFADPVCPQLAALIADSASHLSFEGVDVHHGGTYICMEGPAFSTRAESHLYRSWGASVIGMTNLTEAKLAREAEIAYATLALVTDYDCWHPDHDSVTVEMVVNNLHLNAHNAQQVIRETVRRLHNAPFVSEAHSALKFAVLTPWNTVSQKTKDTLELLLRPYLSPDS
- a CDS encoding RNA-binding S4 domain-containing protein; the encoded protein is MTQDSVTIKLDQFLKWVGAVNTGGEAKLLIQDGEVLVNGAVETRRGRKLGVGDVVRVRGQSYEVAEDGEA
- a CDS encoding carbonic anhydrase, which codes for MKKLLKGLRQFKSNYFSTHQELFEQLSHGQKPRVLFITCSDSRIDPNLITNAEVGELFVIRNAGNIIPPFGAANGGEGAAVEYAVQALGVEHIIVCGHSHCGAMKGLLKRSSLEDEMPLVYEWLRHAEATRQLLKENYTHLEGETLLEVAVAENVLTQIENLRTYPVIHSKLYRNKLHLHAWIYHIETGEVLEYDSIRHDFVTPDENAMLEAYPVQCVLSLPEDVEDLLPGHRQSQTQPEVAEAERDVMMPWLSSDQVARIRSGSNGRR